Proteins from one Candidatus Nitrospira nitrificans genomic window:
- a CDS encoding response regulator: protein MTEERRPTVLLVDDDTVARLLARAALEQAGWTVEEAENGRLGVEAFVRHLPDLVLLDIMMPEMDGFAVCAELRRIPEGAHTPILIMTGLEDYQSITHAYDVGATDFIVKPINGLLLGHRVRYMVRAGQAMRDLRDSREKLVRARDAALEGARLKSEFLATISHEIRTPMNGIIGMDELLLDTELSPEQRDCAETIKESADVLLGIVNDILDFSKLDTGRATVNREEFVLSRVVDDSVAAFRARAQEKGLVLRQDIMSAVPTTLWGDPAHLGRLLSLLLSNAVKFTERGEVYVHVHPVSQPSDEPMSGQRIGAGRIRFTVADTGIGISAADAQRLFQPFVQVDGSYRRKYGGTGLGLALAKQLVELLGGTIAFESTPGKGSRFWFDLPLARAGDGVPETVGSRDALVYVSEIVSQAVINRTLEKLGYRVHTLSDVEDLAKIGPELAPTLFVVECNVLAQESVRMHVRRLKERFSRLRILGLAQEPFGSEVAAHLPFHIDGRLGKPLTVEAIKSAVETNGSSKLAA from the coding sequence ATGACGGAGGAACGTCGCCCCACGGTTCTCCTTGTCGATGATGATACCGTCGCCCGCCTGCTGGCGCGTGCGGCGCTCGAGCAAGCCGGTTGGACGGTCGAAGAGGCGGAAAATGGACGTCTTGGGGTTGAGGCGTTCGTCCGCCATCTTCCTGATCTGGTACTGCTGGACATCATGATGCCGGAAATGGACGGCTTTGCCGTGTGCGCCGAGTTGCGGCGGATTCCGGAAGGCGCGCATACACCTATCCTGATCATGACCGGGCTGGAGGACTATCAGTCGATTACTCACGCCTATGACGTAGGGGCTACCGACTTCATCGTGAAGCCGATCAATGGCCTGCTCCTTGGGCATCGGGTCCGCTATATGGTACGGGCCGGTCAGGCCATGCGAGACCTACGAGACAGCCGGGAGAAGTTGGTGCGGGCTCGCGACGCCGCGCTTGAAGGCGCCAGGCTGAAATCTGAATTTCTGGCGACGATCAGTCACGAGATTCGAACGCCGATGAACGGCATCATTGGAATGGATGAATTGTTGCTCGATACGGAGCTCTCCCCTGAGCAACGAGACTGCGCCGAAACGATCAAGGAATCCGCCGACGTATTGCTGGGAATCGTCAACGACATCTTGGACTTTTCCAAACTGGATACCGGTCGCGCCACGGTGAATCGGGAGGAGTTTGTGCTGAGTCGAGTGGTCGATGACAGTGTGGCGGCGTTCCGAGCGCGGGCACAAGAGAAAGGATTGGTCCTGCGCCAGGACATCATGTCGGCGGTGCCGACGACGCTCTGGGGCGATCCGGCTCACCTCGGGAGGCTTCTCTCCCTGTTGCTCAGTAACGCCGTGAAGTTTACTGAGCGTGGGGAAGTCTACGTGCACGTTCACCCGGTCTCTCAGCCGTCCGATGAACCGATGTCCGGACAACGGATCGGCGCTGGTCGTATCCGATTTACCGTGGCCGATACGGGGATCGGCATCAGCGCGGCGGACGCGCAACGATTGTTTCAACCCTTTGTGCAGGTAGACGGATCCTATCGGCGCAAGTATGGGGGCACCGGCTTGGGATTGGCGCTGGCCAAACAGCTCGTCGAGCTGCTGGGGGGAACGATTGCATTTGAGAGTACGCCGGGGAAGGGGAGCCGCTTCTGGTTTGACCTTCCGCTTGCACGCGCCGGTGACGGCGTGCCGGAGACAGTCGGATCTCGTGACGCGCTGGTCTATGTGAGCGAAATCGTCAGTCAAGCCGTTATTAACAGAACATTGGAAAAACTCGGATATCGCGTCCATACCCTGTCGGATGTCGAAGATCTGGCCAAGATAGGGCCGGAGCTTGCGCCCACCTTGTTCGTTGTCGAGTGCAACGTACTGGCTCAGGAATCAGTGCGCATGCACGTGCGAAGGTTGAAGGAGCGCTTCTCTCGGTTGCGAATTCTAGGGCTGGCGCAGGAGCCGTTCGGTAGCGAGGTTGCGGCGCACCTTCCGTTCCACATCGACGGACGTCTTGGCAAGCCGTTGACGGTCGAAGCGATCAAGTCGGCTGTTGAGACCAACGGATCCTCCAAACTCGCCGCCTAG
- a CDS encoding TIGR00645 family protein: MFDSDSTESHDMHRPPKTSHSAANHVEATFESIVFASRWIQAPLYGGLIVAELLYAYKFLVELWEMVLHINKMDETVFMLGVLGLIDVTMVANLLTMVIIGGYATFVSKLDLEQHPDRPDWLTHVDPGTIKIKLAASLIGISSIHLLKGFVDVANENPEHLKWKIFIHMTFLASAILLAWTDKIMQKDKKH, translated from the coding sequence ATGTTCGATTCTGATTCGACCGAATCCCACGATATGCACAGACCACCGAAGACTTCACACTCAGCCGCCAATCACGTCGAGGCCACGTTCGAATCCATTGTCTTTGCGAGTCGATGGATTCAAGCTCCGCTCTATGGTGGACTCATCGTGGCGGAGCTGCTCTATGCCTACAAATTTCTCGTCGAGCTCTGGGAAATGGTGCTCCACATCAACAAGATGGATGAGACGGTCTTCATGCTGGGAGTTCTGGGATTGATCGATGTGACGATGGTCGCGAATTTGCTGACCATGGTGATCATCGGAGGGTATGCGACGTTCGTCAGCAAGCTGGATTTGGAGCAACATCCGGATCGCCCCGATTGGCTGACTCATGTCGATCCTGGAACCATCAAGATCAAGCTGGCGGCTTCCTTGATCGGCATCTCCAGCATTCATTTATTGAAAGGATTTGTCGACGTCGCCAATGAAAACCCGGAACATTTGAAGTGGAAGATCTTCATCCACATGACCTTCTTAGCGTCCGCCATTTTACTGGCATGGACCGACAAGATCATGCAAAAGGACAAGAAGCACTGA
- a CDS encoding sensor histidine kinase translates to MTQGKASFHLLDGGLQSTSILSTARPVRPPTESLDLYQLQPCVGELTTAFKATEGRLSKLLEDRSRVGRDLHDSVLQSLYAIGLNIEAARRSRNDQTMERKEADDRMIHQINQLIHEIRGMIRELESGSVQEFDLSSELSTLCSTYEQAGRLCIKLDIQRSAVEVLTHEEEREILNIVREALSNCARHADATRVVISIRMRGARVRVSIQDDGIGFSPSDGHPRGYGLANMEARAKRLGGVLRVQSKTGAGTHVIAEFSLEPQLTSI, encoded by the coding sequence GTGACACAAGGCAAGGCCAGTTTTCACTTATTGGACGGAGGGCTTCAGTCAACCTCCATATTGTCGACGGCTCGGCCGGTCCGACCACCGACGGAATCTCTCGATCTTTACCAGTTGCAGCCTTGCGTCGGCGAGTTAACGACCGCATTCAAAGCGACTGAAGGCCGGTTGAGTAAACTCCTGGAAGATCGGAGCCGTGTCGGTCGAGATCTCCATGACTCCGTGCTGCAATCGTTGTATGCCATCGGGTTGAACATAGAAGCGGCGCGGCGGTCTCGGAACGACCAGACGATGGAACGGAAGGAAGCCGACGACCGGATGATCCACCAGATCAATCAACTGATTCATGAGATCCGTGGGATGATTCGAGAGTTAGAGTCGGGCAGTGTTCAAGAATTCGACTTGTCATCGGAGCTCTCCACGTTATGCTCGACCTACGAGCAAGCCGGGCGGTTGTGCATTAAGCTGGATATCCAACGCAGCGCCGTCGAGGTGCTGACGCACGAGGAAGAGCGCGAAATCCTGAATATCGTGCGCGAGGCGCTCAGCAATTGCGCGCGGCACGCCGACGCAACCCGAGTGGTCATCTCGATTCGCATGCGGGGCGCGAGGGTTCGCGTGAGCATTCAGGACGACGGCATTGGATTTTCGCCGTCGGACGGGCATCCACGAGGCTATGGGCTTGCGAATATGGAGGCTCGAGCCAAGCGGCTCGGCGGGGTCTTGCGGGTTCAGTCCAAGACAGGAGCAGGGACGCACGTCATCGCGGAATTTTCCTTAGAACCTCAGTTGACATCCATATGA
- a CDS encoding PAS domain S-box protein has product MHPMLARQLKRLDLDEQHPPPSLEAWSKLLERIERSYVEADQGHALLERSLALSSKEMQDLYAQLKQTSDTQLARERNKLQAVLYSLGDGLCVVDPAWKIQMTNQAAELLLGETARALIDRPVYQMISPGPGEFREECLITDATFPPLESGEPYRTDDGLLVKADGQLVPISLVVTPMLSDRGVMGAVLVFRDISQQKQVERERLRIEGLLRRIQAGLSELAKNAHVYGGNLQGAVQAVTRVAAECLHAERVSIWFFTDDRSGLHCADLYQLATREHSQGLALSATDYPNYFRELETERVIAADDAQTDTRTAEFTAGYLAPLGITSMLDVPIRSEGRMVGVICHEHIGPKRQWMMEEQHFAASVANTVALAIEAADRRKAEQALRTSEGRLMTTVQSTNIGIWDWDLNTNDVYFSPEWKRQLGYEDHELANTFQEWESRIHPEDHERSLDAIEAYLNGRTSAFENEHRLRHKDGSYRWIFARGTKDESELLPRMVGIHIDITDRKTAEGLLRQAKETAEAASRAKSQFLANMSHEIRTPMNGVLGMAELMLRCPLGDKERYLTESIHRSGSILLALINDILDFSKIEAGKLQLEAIPFEVRRTIQEAIDLAMSEAQKKHLKLSWHIADDIPVYLLGDPTRLGQIIVNLVGNAVKFTERGGVEVAVSLESQQGETYGLSVMVRDTGIGISPEAQAYIFAAFSQADGSTTRKYGGTGLGLAIVKQLVTIMGGHIEIQSALGKGSTFRFDAYFKRCDPVRMSLPSPAEKRGIGGETFVHPAKGSDLVRILLVEDNPVNREVACGMLETFDLQIETAENGREAVAAAAVEGAEYSLIFMDCQMPEMDGFTATRLIREHEAAKTVSSSGFQVSGFRIETRNQKRETFPRVPIVALTAHAMQGDRELCLAAGMDDYLTKPFTLSQLEQVLARWVSKKRAGPVDGVGASSSVPLRRNDHRPQDVFQKAETQRDTNVESAAIDQSALAAIRAVQRPGQPDIVARIVRQYMDSSPEILDRIRRAVLSRNAAELRAAAHLLKSSSAQLGAMAVASGCRDLEMMGASQELERTEEALRTLERHYAAACVAFHAEISKGRAAA; this is encoded by the coding sequence ATGCACCCGATGCTGGCTCGACAACTGAAACGTTTAGACCTGGATGAACAGCATCCGCCGCCGTCACTCGAGGCTTGGAGCAAGTTGCTTGAGCGGATTGAACGGAGCTATGTGGAGGCCGATCAGGGCCATGCGCTCTTGGAGCGGTCGCTGGCTCTCTCCTCGAAGGAGATGCAGGATCTCTACGCTCAGCTCAAACAGACCAGCGACACACAACTGGCGCGGGAACGCAATAAGCTCCAGGCCGTGTTGTACTCGCTGGGGGATGGCCTCTGTGTCGTCGATCCGGCGTGGAAGATCCAGATGACGAACCAGGCGGCTGAACTGTTGTTGGGAGAAACGGCTCGCGCCCTCATCGATCGTCCCGTGTACCAGATGATTTCTCCGGGACCGGGGGAATTCCGAGAAGAGTGTTTGATCACCGATGCGACGTTTCCGCCTCTTGAATCCGGCGAGCCATATCGGACGGACGACGGCTTGCTGGTGAAGGCAGACGGCCAGCTGGTCCCGATCTCGTTGGTGGTCACGCCGATGCTGTCGGACCGTGGAGTGATGGGAGCGGTTCTGGTCTTCCGGGATATCAGTCAGCAGAAGCAAGTCGAACGAGAACGTCTGCGCATAGAAGGCCTTCTCCGGCGCATTCAAGCGGGATTATCCGAGCTGGCCAAGAATGCGCACGTGTACGGCGGTAATCTCCAAGGCGCGGTTCAAGCCGTCACCCGCGTGGCCGCGGAATGTCTCCATGCGGAGCGAGTCAGCATCTGGTTTTTTACCGATGATCGATCCGGCCTTCACTGTGCTGATCTGTATCAGCTCGCCACTCGAGAACATTCTCAGGGGCTGGCGTTGAGCGCGACGGATTACCCGAATTACTTCCGGGAACTCGAAACCGAACGTGTCATCGCAGCCGATGATGCTCAAACGGATACGCGAACAGCGGAATTTACGGCGGGCTACCTGGCTCCGCTCGGCATTACCTCCATGCTGGACGTGCCCATTCGATCGGAAGGCCGGATGGTCGGCGTCATTTGCCACGAACACATCGGCCCGAAGCGACAGTGGATGATGGAGGAACAGCATTTTGCCGCATCCGTCGCGAATACGGTGGCCCTCGCGATCGAGGCCGCCGATAGACGGAAGGCCGAACAGGCGCTCCGAACCAGCGAAGGACGCCTGATGACGACGGTACAGAGCACGAACATCGGGATTTGGGACTGGGATCTGAATACGAACGACGTGTATTTCTCGCCCGAGTGGAAACGGCAACTTGGGTATGAGGATCATGAGCTCGCCAACACGTTTCAGGAATGGGAAAGCCGGATTCATCCTGAAGACCACGAGCGGTCATTGGACGCCATTGAGGCGTATTTGAACGGGCGAACCTCCGCGTTCGAGAATGAGCACCGTCTTCGTCATAAGGATGGGTCGTACCGATGGATTTTTGCACGCGGAACCAAGGATGAAAGTGAGTTATTGCCCCGCATGGTCGGGATCCACATCGATATAACCGACCGCAAAACAGCGGAAGGGCTGCTGCGTCAGGCCAAGGAAACCGCCGAAGCCGCCAGCCGGGCCAAGAGTCAGTTCCTCGCGAACATGAGTCATGAAATTCGGACGCCTATGAACGGCGTGCTCGGCATGGCGGAACTCATGCTCCGATGCCCTCTCGGCGACAAAGAACGTTATTTGACGGAATCCATCCATCGATCTGGTTCGATCCTGCTCGCGCTGATCAACGACATCTTGGACTTCTCAAAAATCGAAGCCGGGAAATTACAACTGGAGGCGATCCCGTTTGAGGTTCGTCGGACGATTCAGGAAGCGATTGATCTGGCGATGTCCGAAGCGCAGAAAAAGCATCTGAAGCTATCGTGGCATATTGCCGATGATATTCCCGTTTACCTGCTCGGTGATCCGACGCGGCTCGGGCAAATCATCGTCAATCTGGTCGGCAATGCCGTCAAGTTCACAGAGCGGGGCGGCGTCGAGGTGGCTGTGTCCCTAGAGAGCCAGCAAGGGGAGACGTATGGATTGTCGGTCATGGTACGAGACACAGGCATCGGCATCTCCCCCGAGGCTCAGGCGTATATCTTTGCCGCGTTTTCCCAAGCCGACGGCTCAACCACAAGGAAATATGGCGGCACCGGCTTAGGGCTGGCGATCGTTAAGCAACTCGTCACGATCATGGGTGGGCATATCGAGATTCAAAGCGCTCTGGGAAAGGGATCCACCTTCAGGTTTGACGCATATTTCAAACGATGCGACCCTGTCCGGATGTCGCTGCCGTCTCCCGCCGAGAAACGCGGCATCGGCGGTGAAACGTTCGTCCATCCTGCGAAAGGATCAGATCTGGTCCGCATTCTGTTGGTTGAAGACAACCCGGTGAATCGAGAAGTCGCCTGCGGCATGCTGGAAACGTTCGATCTCCAAATTGAGACGGCTGAGAACGGGCGAGAGGCGGTCGCTGCGGCCGCGGTGGAGGGCGCGGAGTACTCGCTCATCTTCATGGATTGCCAAATGCCTGAAATGGATGGATTCACCGCGACTCGATTGATCAGAGAACATGAGGCGGCCAAAACTGTTTCGAGTTCGGGGTTTCAGGTTTCAGGCTTCCGAATAGAAACTCGAAACCAGAAACGCGAAACTTTTCCCCGCGTGCCGATCGTTGCGCTCACGGCACATGCGATGCAGGGAGATCGAGAATTATGCCTTGCCGCAGGCATGGACGACTACCTGACAAAGCCATTTACGCTGTCTCAGCTTGAGCAGGTGCTGGCCCGTTGGGTGTCCAAGAAGAGAGCCGGCCCGGTCGATGGGGTCGGCGCGTCGTCGAGTGTGCCGTTGCGACGGAACGATCACCGACCGCAGGACGTTTTTCAAAAGGCGGAAACACAGCGGGACACGAATGTTGAATCGGCGGCGATTGATCAATCAGCGCTCGCCGCCATCCGCGCCGTGCAACGACCAGGCCAACCCGATATCGTCGCGCGCATCGTGAGGCAGTACATGGACTCGTCGCCGGAGATCCTCGATCGGATACGCCGTGCCGTCTTGTCACGAAATGCGGCTGAGCTGCGTGCCGCCGCGCATCTTCTGAAGTCGAGCAGCGCCCAGCTGGGAGCCATGGCGGTGGCATCCGGCTGTCGTGATCTGGAAATGATGGGCGCCAGTCAAGAGCTGGAGCGAACGGAGGAAGCGCTCAGGACACTGGAGCGCCACTACGCCGCGGCCTGTGTCGCCTTTCATGCTGAAATCAGCAAGGGGAGGGCGGCGGCATGA
- a CDS encoding response regulator produces the protein MKPSPTSIILIDDHEMVRRGLRALLHLEPDMAIVEEAGTVADGVAAVERLAPQMVLLDVKLPDASLTEACRRLLAVAPKLRILVLTSYAEDSSVMAAVQNGAHGYVLKDIRMDELIRAIRTVAGGQGYLDPRVTQQALRWIRTSSHLGTTPHGTSRLSPQERLILPLLAEGKTNKEIAVQLRLSDKTVKNYLANIFDKLQVKRRTEAVAWFMRETQVPGGARSQNF, from the coding sequence ATGAAACCATCACCGACCAGCATCATTCTTATCGACGACCATGAGATGGTTCGTCGAGGGTTGCGCGCGCTGCTGCACCTCGAACCGGATATGGCGATCGTCGAGGAGGCCGGAACGGTGGCGGACGGCGTCGCGGCCGTGGAACGTCTCGCCCCGCAGATGGTGTTACTCGACGTGAAACTTCCGGACGCCTCGCTGACCGAAGCCTGCCGACGACTGCTGGCCGTGGCGCCGAAGCTTCGGATCCTCGTCCTGACGAGTTACGCAGAAGATTCCTCGGTGATGGCCGCCGTCCAAAACGGAGCCCACGGTTACGTCCTCAAGGATATTCGAATGGATGAGCTGATTCGCGCCATTCGCACCGTCGCCGGCGGACAGGGCTACCTCGACCCACGAGTCACCCAGCAAGCCCTGCGCTGGATTCGGACCAGTTCGCACCTGGGAACGACGCCCCATGGGACTTCTCGACTCTCCCCGCAAGAACGCTTGATCCTGCCGCTTCTGGCTGAAGGAAAAACAAATAAAGAGATCGCCGTCCAGCTCCGCTTGAGCGACAAAACGGTGAAAAACTACCTGGCCAATATCTTTGATAAACTGCAGGTCAAGCGTCGGACAGAAGCCGTGGCCTGGTTCATGAGGGAAACCCAGGTGCCTGGTGGGGCGAGAAGCCAAAACTTCTAA